The Bradysia coprophila strain Holo2 chromosome IV unlocalized genomic scaffold, BU_Bcop_v1 contig_84, whole genome shotgun sequence genome window below encodes:
- the LOC119072899 gene encoding uncharacterized protein LOC119072899 produces the protein MKPILVFFLVISVLTLTQSQPIDIDDVKNVLVAVGGEQVLDTANEWIGGAKDAVVDFAGSILSQGAEMVGPEVSMQVVSDVMKYVGNEQVQSVASQLYETAADWVWSWFG, from the exons atgAAGCCAATACTTGTGTTCTTCTTGGTGATCAGTGTCTTAACGTTGACCCAATCGCAGCCCATTGACATCGATGACGTAAAAAATGTTCTTGTTGCTGTTGGTGGCGAGCAGGTCTTAGACACCGCCAACGAATGGATAGGTGGAGCAAAAGACGCAGTCGTAGATTTTGCTGGATCGATTCTAAGCCAGGGAGCAGAAATGGTCGGACCTGAAGTATCAA TGCAAGTTGTCTCAGACGTAATGAAATACGTTGGCAATGAGCAAGTCCAGAGCGTTGCCAGTCAATTGTATGAGACAGCTGCGGACTGGGTTTGGAGTTGGTTCGGATAA
- the LOC119072894 gene encoding transmembrane protein 115: MVIAQNVSKFLSNTSNTVKFICGVTIFFYLLSYSESVRLAILSYLAVTPGYLLPPSCWIWTAFTYCFIELHLWEVLADLLTIVLTHKLIEPLWGQAEILLFFIIVNFSVAILSSLYYLVIFVCTKDAEFLFTDSSSHIRGLSGYLGGICVAVRQVMPDLLIAKSRFGVLTNRDIPLTLVCIIIVLSCLGLLDHTFPLMFISGLLVSFIYLRFFQRHGNRSRGDNAENFTFASFFPRIVQPVITILVNPIHLCFLRLNIVSSNQAELLPVTTSSVMISSFDPQNIERRRQIALKALSERLSKTNESNRQQLVQHQQQQQKINTNLPSTSSTTTLVEIEQNSNVEPSQSKQFGGA, from the exons ATGGTCATAGCACAGAATGTCTCCAAATTTCTATCGAACACGTCCAACACGGTGAAATTCATTTGCGGAGTCACAATATTTTTCTACCTGTTATCTTATTCGGAAAGTGTTCGCCTTGCCATCCTATCGTATCTGGCCGTAACGCCAGGCTATTTACTGCCACCGTCCTGTTGGATATGGACTGCATTTACCTATTGCTTCATTGAACTGCATCTGTGGGAAGTGTTAGCTGATTTACTGACGATCGTTCTGACCCACAAACTCATCGAACCATTATG GGGACAAGCGGAgattcttctgtttttcattaTCGTCAACTTTAGCGTCGCAATTTTATCGTCGCTGTACTACCTGGTCATTTTTGTATGTACGAAGGACGCAGAATTTCTGTTCACAGATTCGAGTTCACACATTCGTGGATTGTCGGGATATCTGGGTGGAATTTGTGTCGCTGTCAG GCAGGTGATGCCCGATCTGTTGATTGCTAAATCAAGATTTGGTGTCTTAACAAATAG AGACATACCGCTCACGCTCGTATGCATAATAATCGTTCTGTCCTGCTTGGGTTTATTGGACCACACGTTCCCCCTCATGTTCATATCGGGATTGTTGGtctcattcatttatttacgaTTCTTTCAACGACACGGCAATCGAAGCCGCGGTGACAACGCTGAAAACTTTACGTTTGCAAG CTTCTTCCCCCGAATCGTTCAACCGGTGATCACCATACTAGTCAATCCAATCCATTTGTGTTTTCTTCGGTTGAACATAGTATCGTCGAACCAGGCAGAATTGCTGCCAGTGACAACGAGCAGCGTCATGATATCCAGTTTTGATCCGCAAAATATCGAAAGGAGGCGACAGATTGCTTTAAAAGCACTCAGCGAACGATTGTCGAAAACCAATGAGTCGAATCGCCAACAGCTGGTCCAGCATCAGCAGCAACAGCAAAAAATTAACACTAATTTACCATCCACTAGTTCTACGACCACTTTAGtagaaattgaacaaaattcgAATGTAGAACCGAGTCAATCGAAACAATTTGGAGGCGCGTAG
- the LOC119072893 gene encoding GTP-binding protein 10 homolog has protein sequence MVFVSVYPLLKEFKRIPNKFKGQLIDTLRLSVKAGHGGNGFPKYGGVGGQGGCVYCVAKEDLTLAKVLKRYPTKQIRAGHGEDSCKARLLGRRGMDIRVEVPVGVTILDDDGKKLGELNDDSSHCIVARGGGGGCTGTSFIGRKGEQHSIKLDLKLIADVGLVGFPNAGKSTLLKAISNARPKIADYPFTTIRPQIGIIDYPDLRQISMADLPGLIEGAHTNIGMGHKFLKHIERTRLLVMVVDMFGFKLSPSHPHRSSIENVFALNKELELYDESLFEKPCILLLNKMDLSTNKADVTELIAKVNNLKDCSDAECPTDLASKNYIKFERIIPISAKDNDNVTSVKTAIRDVLDDYAERQLMIDDRLSRLLNEQSQSKIV, from the exons ATGGTCTTCGTCAGTGTGTATCCTCTGCTTAAGGAATTTAAA CGAATACCCAATAAGTTCAAAGGACAACTGATCGACACATTACGCCTATCAGTTAAAGCGGGACACGGTGGTAATGGATTCCCGAAGTATGGCGGCGTTGGTGGACAAGGTGGATGTGTTTATTGTGTGGCCAAAGAAGATCTTACTCTGGCGAAAGTACTGAAAAG ATACCCAACCAAACAAATAAGAGCCGGACATGGAGAAGATAGTTGCAAAGCACGTTTGCTTGGACGTCGTGGTATGGATATACGTGTTGAGGTTCCGGTGGGGGTAACAATATTAGATGATGATGGGAAGAAGCTTGGAGAACTGAACGATGATTCGTCTCATTGCATTGTTGCTAGAGGCGGTGGTGGAGGATGTACAGGAACATCGTTTATAGGCCGCAAAGGGGAACAACATAGcattaaattagatttgaAATTGATTGCCGATGTCGGACTGGTTGGATTTCCCAATGCTGGTAAAAGTACGCTGCTCAAGGCAATATCAAATGCACGGCCCAAAATTGCCGATTATCCGT TTACAACAATTCGACCCCAAATCGGAATAATTGATTATCCCGATTTGCGACAGATTTCGATGGCTGACTTACCGGGACTGATTGAAGGCGCACACACGAACATAG GAATGGGACACAAATTTCTCAAACACATCGAACGCACACGTTTGCTCGTTATGGTTGTCGATATGTTCGGTTTCAAGCTCAGCCCGTCACACCCACACCGCAGCAGTATTGAAAACGTTTTCGCTCTGAACAAAGAACTGGAGCTGTACGACGAAAGTCTGTTCGAGAAGCCGTGCATATTGCTGCTGAACAAAATGGATTTGAGTACAAACAAAGCAGACGTTACGGAATTGATTGCCAAGGTGAACAATCTGAAAG ATTGTTCGGATGCTGAGTGTCCGACTGATCTAGCCTCCAAAAATTACATCAAATTTGAGCGGATCATTCCAATATCGGCGAAAGACAATGATAATGTCACGAGCGTTAAAACGGCGATACGGGACGTTTTAGATGATTACGCCGAGCGACAGTTGATGATCGACGACAGATTAAGCCGACTCTTGAATGAACAGTCGCAAAGTAAAATTGTGTAG
- the LOC119072888 gene encoding kinesin-like protein subito has translation MEKRSFLIGREYSIDPLNRPHPTERRNLYPLDEGEEKYSSTESVASSNASNDTASVFLRVRPSQYDSHYMVEDNVFKILNSNRSVEKQFTFSDVYRADVKQRDVYSSSVESAVDSDENLTLLMYGTSGSGKTFTLIGDADNPGVIPRAIEHIFTRYGGSISTLPKFKPVGGDYRVLSDDEIDVELIRRQVYFKLNNGSIFSGDREKIQSEHQFVRLKPSNTSVYIWISFFEIYNETLNDLLDIPATNGGTRKRDHLKMMCNSGKTFIKDLTSVFVGNSDEATQLLTLGLNYRLNAATNINHSSSRSHCLFLIDVIKREQTNIYYNRFRFCDLAGSERVKKSETSGSRLKEAQNINTSLLVLGRCLDIAFANQGKKKIEIVPCRDSKLTLFLQSALKGLEKLTMIVNIWPVPTYYDENLNVLNYASMAQNIVYRQTVPVPRHSVSRRYSFFLGVQPKEDSNLSIILDENYRLKEINEELADENDRLVSMVDELEERNEELMKTNETIEREVRKEMTENMMKELKRKAQSVEATLQGRINFLTKRHADDIAELQQKIAKLQRTIDEQDDDNNRLYDELRKFKKEAGVEDASDESINGHNDSDTITID, from the exons ATGGAGAAGCGATCATTTTTAATTGGAAGGGAGTACAG CATTGATCCCCTCAATCGTCCACATCCGACCGAACGACGAAATCTATACCCTCTTGATGAAGGTGAAGAGAAATACAGTAGTACAGAGTCAGTAGCATCGTCGAATGCGTCGAACGACACCGCTTCAGTGTTCTTAAGAGTGCGACCATCACAGTACGACAGTCACTATATGGTCGAGGacaatgttttcaaaattttaaattcgaaCCGATCGGTGGAAAAGCAGTTCACATTTTCGGACGTGTATCGGGCTGACGTGAAGCAGCGTGATGTGTACAGTTCTAGTGTTGAAAGTGCTGTGGACAgtgacgaaaatttgacgtTGTTGATGTATGGTACGTCTGGGTCAGGTAAGACCTTCACGTTGATCGGCGATGCTGATAATCCGGGAGTGATACCAAG AGCGATCGAACACATTTTCACCCGGTATGGCGGATCGATCAGCACATTGCCGAAGTTCAAGCCGGTCGGAGGTGATTACAGGGTGCTGTCGGATGATGAAATCGATGTGGAGTTGATTCGGCGACAGGTCTATTTCAAATTGAACAACGGTTCGATTTTCTCCGGTGACCGCGAAAAAATCCAGAGCGAGCACCAGTTTGTCCGGCTGAAACCCAGTAACACATCCGTCTACATTTGGATCTCCTTTTTCGAGATTTACAACGAGACATTGAACGACCTACTCGATATTCCGGCAACGAATGGTGGCACAAGGAAACGTGATCACCTGAAAATGATGTGCAATTCCGGGAAAACGTTCATCAAAGATCTGACGTCCGTATTCGTAGGTAACAGCGACGAGGCAACGCAATTGTTGACCTTGGGATTGAATTATCGATTAAATGCCGCGACAAATATAAATCATTCGTCGAGCCGGTCGCATTGCTTGTTTCTGATCGATGTCATCAAACGCGAACAGACGAACATCTACTACAATCGCTTCCGATTCTGTGATTTGGCCGGTTCGGAACGGGTGAAAAAGAGCGAAACTAGTGGCTCTCGGCTGAAAGAAGCGCAAAACATAAACACGTCGCTGCTCGTGCTGGGACGATGTCTTGACATTGCTTTTGCGAATCaaggaaagaagaaaattgaaatagttCCGTGTCGCGACTCGAAATTGACATTGTTCCTGCAATCAGCGCTCAAGGGCTTAGAGAAGCTAACGATGATCGTGAACATATGGCCCGTCCCTACATATTATGATGAGAATCTGAACGTGCTAAATTATGCCTCAATGGCCCAAAATATCGTTTACAGGCAAACTGTCCCAGTGCCCAGACATTCCGTTTCCAGGCGATATTCGTTCTTCTTGGGAGTGCAGCCGAAGGAAGATTCTAACCTTTCGATAATTTTGGATGAGAATTACAG ACTGAAGGAAATCAATGAAGAGCTTGCTGATGAAAACGATCGGTTGGTTTCGATGGTCGACGAGTTAGAAGAACGGAACGAAGAGCTTATGAAGACGAACGAAACAATTGAGCGCGAGGTGAGGAAGGAAATGACTGAGAATATGATGAAAGAACTCAAACGGAAGGCACAGTCAGTCGAAGCAACCTTACAGGGCAGAATAAACTTTTTGACGAAAAGGCATGCAGACGAT ATAGCCGAGCTACAACAGAAGATAGCGAAGCTGCAACGGACGATCGACGAGCAAGATGATGATAACAATCGTCTGTACGATGAactgagaaaatttaaaaaggaGGCCGGTGTCGAAGACGCTTCCGATGAATCTATTAACGGACACAATGATTCCGATACTATAACGATTGATTAA